A portion of the Platichthys flesus chromosome 7, fPlaFle2.1, whole genome shotgun sequence genome contains these proteins:
- the ptpdc1b gene encoding protein tyrosine phosphatase domain-containing protein 1 codes for MALQENTRGGALMEYLRAPRANYTIVGEAIRFVIPAPMQCSIGCGGHACKYDNPSHWSDDQQAIKGLYSSWVTDHLLAMSRPSTEIIEKYDIIDQFRRNSIKTVINLQIPGEHASCGNPLEPESGFSYRPEVFMENNIYFYNFGWSDYGVANLTSVLDMVKVMAFAHQEGKTAVHCHAGLGRTGVLLACFLAFSTRMTANQAISYVRAKRPGSIQTRGQLRCVRDFVQFLTPLRSVFSCAEPKSNPVTLSQYLHRQRHVLHGDERKELRHLPKIVRLVSRLLKDIAENRQMIEEDILEAPDIYDIEMTLSVIEKLGPDMFAKHPRLPGSPTLPRHFHEPPIFYHRKSLSYSESDLRRLGSELNLLTQPLQSLSQKNLEKPVAPQCQDRNKKITEVLHGSSGSLWQTKNVEIPDGSIQRSGSFGNQEPTQKGTILTRWKAEQRKELGMNGTKPKDRKEEQSEMSEVPCITLQSELSLDARRLLVAQALAVDLFLDGKEQHKSKVLAWQAELNQGGAWERLLMERDPFILTGLMWAWMEQLKEPVISVQDVKALNPENTDPQTVLNTLDQAPRQTLRCILDCMANLLMIPEKVENAFLNRTIKAFTWVENNSEEGRQVYETMTPVLRCVLEDTRCTSMDADETDSSPFSS; via the exons ATGGCTCTCCAGGAAAATACCAGAGGTGGAGCTCTGATGGAATACC TCAGAGCCCCCAGGGCCAACTACACAATAGTAGGAGAAGCTATACGTTTTGTCATCCCTGCTCCGATGCAATGCTCTATCGGCTGCGGAGGTCACGCCTGCAAGTATGACAACCCGAGTCATTGGAGTGATGACCAGCAAGCTATCAAAGGCCTCTACTCATCCTG GGTTACTGATCATCTTCTTGCTATGTCCAGACCCTCGACAGAAATCATTGAGAAATATGACATTATTGATCAATTCAGAag gAACAGTATTAAAACAGTGATCAACCTACAGATACCTGGCGAACATGCCAGCTGTGGAAACCCTCTGGAGCCAGAGAGCGGCTTCTCATACCGCCCAGAGGTCTTCATGGAGAACAACA tttatttctaCAATTTTGGCTGGAGCGACTATGGAGTTGCCAATCTCACCTCTGTGCTGGACATGGTGAAGGTCATGGCCTTCGCACACCAGGAGGGAAAGACGGCCGTTCACTGTCATGCTGGTCTCGGCAGAACAG GTGTGCTGTTAGCATGTTTCTTGGCCTTTTCCACCAGGATGACGGCTAACCAGGCTATTTCGTATGTGCGAGCTAAACGCCCCGGTTCTATCCAGACCCGAGGTCAGCTGCGTTGTGTCAGAGACTTTGTCCAGTTCCTCACCCCTTTGAGGAGTGTGTTCTCCTGTGCCGAGCCTAAGTCCAACCCTGTCACACTGTCGCAGTACCTGCACCGCCAGAGACACGTTCTGCATGGCGACGAGAGGAAGGAGCTGCGGCACCTACCGAAGATCGTCCGGCTTGTGTCGAGACTTCTGAAGGACATTGCAGAGAACCGACAGATGATCGAGGAGGACATTTTGGAGGCCCCGGACATTTATGACATAGAGATGACTCTCAGCGTCATCGAGAAGCTGGGCCCTGACATGTTTGCCAAGCATCCCCGCTTACCTGGTTCGCCAACCTTACCCAGGCATTTCCACGAGCCGCCCATCTTCTACCACCGCAAAAGTCTGAGCTACAGTGAGTCCGACTTGAGACGACTGGGCTCGGAGCTCAACCTTCTCACGCAACCCCTCCAATCCCTGTCGCAAAAAAACTTAGAAAAGCCTGTCGCACCCCAGTGTCAggacaggaataaaaaaattacTGAGGTCTTGCACGGCTCATCAGGCTCACTGTGGCAAACCAAGAACGTAGAAATCCCAGATGGATCCATCCAGCGCAGCGGGTCCTTTGGGAACCAGGAACCTACCCAGAAGGGAACCATTTTGACCAGGTGGaaggcagagcagaggaaggagtTGGGGATGAACGGCACGAAACCTAAAGATAGAAAGGAGGAGCAATCGGAGATGTCGGAGGTGCCCTGCATCACTCTGCAGTCAGAGTTGTCCCTGGATGCCAGGAGGCTGCTGGTGGCACAGGCCCTGGCAGTGGATCTGTTCCTCGATGGGAAAGAACAGCACAAGAGCAAAGTCTTAGCCTGGCAG GCAGAGCTGAACCAAGGCGGTGCCTGGGAGAGGCTTTTAATGGAGCGGGACCCCTTCATCCTCACCGGGCTCATGTGGGCTTGGATGGAGCAACTTAAAGAGCCTGTCATCTCCGTCCAGGACGTCAAAGCCCTGAACCCTGAAAACACCGATCCTCAAACTGTCCTAAACACACTCGACCAG GCTCCAAGACAGACACTACGGTGCATACTGGACTGCATGGCCAACCTGTTGATGATACCAGAAAAGGTGGAAAATGCATTCCTGAATCGAACTATCAAAGCTTTCACCTGG GTGGAGAATAACTCGGAGGAGGGGAGGCAAGTATACGAGACCATGACTCCAGTCCTGAGGTGTGTCCTCGAAGACACCAGATGTACGAGCATGGACGCAGATGAGACAGACTCGTCTCCCTTCTCTTCATGA
- the fbxw12 gene encoding F-box/WD repeat-containing protein 12: MDPHHPYLIGDCLIHIYSFLTEEDLIVASHVCKDWHEAADTPWLWRRLCLQRWTFCNLAVLGSDRVNHSWKTYFLRRRHLEEEMTQGRSGGYTCISLRGHTGRVVGLVYLQGNSAQLPELCSSSTTVCSGSADGTVRAWNIQNGKPVWCSPVQSPLTAIVKDEQHGVVITADSTGLIKTWRASSGQEVASFPTASPHCSLLQYSFNNDWFLSVGTSQGSVLTLADSTLTQKSSIKVWDEFKVDVLVVSPNKKWVAAGTKNNDDLCPKVIYTESLTSPSEDEDPLCQAVPVTGCQAAVFIPTQPARLAVIHFTTLSTNKALTVFDVSIKKTKYKADIQVQQVESFHLTLKNWSSHILLEARDSNCLVVAADQQLWVYSLKGALLANFKEHIMSISSICLDNFRVVTASQDLSLRVLTWTKNRDNGLSLESRYHLLGGSHTMSRGFTHVASDYTSIVASVEGKDGKDVLKAYFFTS; the protein is encoded by the exons ATGGATCCTCATCACCCATACCTGATCGGGGATTGCCTCATTCATATCTACTCTTTCCTAACCGAGGAGGATTTGATCGTAGCTTCGCATGTGTGTAAG GACTGGCACGAAGCTGCGGACACTCCGTGGCTGTGGAG GAGGCTGTGTCTGCAGCGCTGGACCTTCTGTAACCTCGCTGTGTTGGGCAGTGACCGGGTCAATCACTCCTGGAAGACCTACTTCCTGCGCCGCCGCCACCTCGAGGAGGAGATGACGCAAGGACGCTCAGGAGGTTACACCTGCATCAGcctcagaggacacacag GCAGGGTGGTAGGGCTGGTGTACCTGCAGGGGAACTCAGCCCAACTTCctgagctctgcagcagcagcaccacagtCTGCAGCGGCTCCGCTGATGGTACAGTTCGAGCATGGAACATCCAAAAT gggaAGCCTGTGTGGTGCAGTCCTGTGCAGAGTCCCTTGACTGCGATCGTAAAGGATGAACAGCATGGCGTCGTGATCACAGCCGACTCCACGGGCCTCATCAAGACCTGGCGAGCCAGCAGCGGCCAGGAGGTGGCCTCGTTTCCAACCGCATCCCCTCACTGTTCATTGCTCCAGTACAGCTTCAACAACGACTGGTTTCTCAGT gtggGAACCAGTCAGGGGTCAGTGCTCACACTAGCTGATTCAACTTTGACTCAAAAGTCCAGCATCAAGGTTTGGGACGAGTTTAAAGTCGACGTACTCGTAGTTTCACCAAACAAGAAATGGGTCGCAGCCGGAACCAAGAACAATGATGATTTATGTCCGAAG GTGATCTACACTGAGAGTCTGACCTCTCCGTCTGAGGACGAGGATCCTCTGTGCCAGGCCGTGCCCGTCACCGGGTGCCAGGCAGCTGTCTTCATACCCACCCAGCCCGCCAGACTGGCCGTCATCCACTTCACCACGCTCTCAACCAACAAAGCCCTCACTGTGTTCGATGTCAGCATTAAAAAGACAAAGTACAAGGCGGATATCCAGG TCCAGCAGGTGGAGTCCTTTCACTTGACTCTGAAGAATTGGTCCTCGCACATCCTGCTGGAGGCCAGAGACAGCAACTGCTTAGTGGTGGCAGCCGACCAGCAGCTGTGGGTGTACTCTCTGAAAGGAGCCCTGCTGGCTAACTTTAAAGAGCACATCATGTCCATTTCTTCTATATGTCTG GATAACTTTCGTGTGGTGACGGCGTCTCAGGATCTGTCCTTACGAGTTCTGACGTGGACAAAAAACCGAGACAACGGGCTGAGTCTGGAGAGCAGATACCACCTACTGGGAGGCTCGCACACCATGTCCAG AGGGTTCACTCATGTTGCGAGTGACTACACCAGCATCGTGGCCTCAGTGGAAGGGAAAGATGGGAAAGACGTCTTGAAAGCTTATTTCTTCACCTCCTGA